The following coding sequences are from one Triticum aestivum cultivar Chinese Spring chromosome 5A, IWGSC CS RefSeq v2.1, whole genome shotgun sequence window:
- the LOC123103586 gene encoding uncharacterized protein: MGGVWEDRLGRIKRHLEKTYTRVPPRSSRMSSTLPDSDNRFLYKFEARTQKRKCKEMKGARLLEAKTGGRGRSSMVASMGVEECVKTLQSTVEELVSRTSCSRCCMATQPDLPRQVRALRHRPRAHLAGCWEGGQCEQDGQGQMESKDPNSGPEANLARSGSSWTTTRTSAAASPPLQWRAIHDMCGSNGTGGARCRH, translated from the exons ATGGGAGGCGTTTGGGAGGATCGACTAGGAAGGATCAAACGGCACCTGGAGAAGACCTACACAAGGGTGCCACCAAGATCTTCAAGGATGTCCTCGACTCTGCCGG ATTCAGACAACAGATTCCTTTACAAATTCGAAGCGAGAACTCAAAAAAGAAAGTGCAAGGAAATGAAGGGCGCAAGACTACTAGAGGCAAAGACAGGCGGACGCGGCCGGAGCAGTATGGTGGCGTCGATGGGTGTGGAGGAGTGTGTGAAGACGCTGCAGAGCACCGTTGAGGAGCTTGTCAGTAGGACGAGCTGCTCCCGCTGCTGCATGGCAACCCAGCCGGATCTGCCTCGACAGGTTCGAGCCCTCCGTCACCGGCCTCGTGCACATCTGGCAG GGTGTTGGGAAGGTGGTCAATGTGAACAAGATGGTCAGGGCCAGATGGAGAGTAAAGATCCTAATAGCGGACCAGAGGCCAACTTGGCAAGATCAGGGAGCAGCTGGACCACGACAAGGACTTCGGCGGCGGCTTCTCCGCCAT TACAATGGAGAGCTATCCATGACATGTGTGGGAGCAATGGAACCGGAGGTGCTAGATGCAGGCACTAA
- the LOC123103585 gene encoding uncharacterized protein, whose product MSHQLQVLLGPRQTYTGAMEKDSGDDRISTLPSDIVVNILDRLDFREVARTSILSRRWCQLSCKVSRLIINAQPDGVSTSNISDGDLVRINAAALEATKSLLARRCPGEDTIRLLSTTFYLRGDVPISIGHTVGSAMTTHKIEKAEFTVLTVKKRRQCTLDDVLNYGTQFVSFFNECLNAFTGLTRLYMENLRFVESDFVSNIFVTCKRLKYLGFFNCDTQNHLTLQVEHAQLSELSMVNCRFYKVKLKWLPKLTRTTFTYWMAFEELPLSFGHVPLLDFLNLTNVGLSRHKMVVLSTLLCETHIQELHLGFKCEKIWVQPECLSERLASAFHRLRIVSLVSIPEGSDLTWTIFILEAAPSLEELYMLVIDHPCEMIMDKKRRMELSLSEMKGVKWESPRSNFKHRHLAKLIIFCFVNCMVSHVRRVMKAAVNLKDVYLYDRLACSKCKHMAIFKPDRLPRAKKKLDAMKKLLTQGIESAPRIHLLTDCEMEADHAARVTGYLCS is encoded by the exons ATGAGCCATCAGCTGCAAGTTCTTCTCGGGCCTCGGCAGACCTACACGGGAGCCATGGAG AAAGACAGCGGAGATGATAGAATCAGCACCTTGCCCAGTGACATTGTGGTCAACATTCTTGACCGACTCGATTTCCGTGAAGTTGCGAGAACCAGCATCCTCTCCAGACGGTGGTGCCAGCTCTCTTGCAAGGTCTCCCGACTTATCATAAATGCTCAGCCTGATGGCGTGTCTACCTCCAACATCTCTGATGGTGACTTGGTTCGGATCAATGCAGCTGCTCTTGAAGCGACAAAGAGCTTACTGGCCCGCAGATGTCCAGGCGAAGACACCATCCGCCTCCTGTCTACCACGTTCTACTTGAGAGGTGATGTCCCCATATCCATTGGACATACTGTTGGCAGTGCCATGACGACACACAAGATTGAGAAAGCTGAATTCACAGTTTTGACAGTGAAGAAACGCCGACAGTGCACTCTTGATGATGTGTTGAACTATGGGACACAGTTTGTGTCATTTTTTAATGAGTGTCTGAATGCATTTACTGGTTTGACGCGCCTCTACATGGAGAATTTGAGATTTGTTGAATCTGACTTTGTCTCCAACATCTTCGTCACTTGCAAGCGATTAAAATATTTGGGTTTTTTCAATTGCGACACACAGAATCATTTAACACTCCAGGTTGAACACGCTCAACTCAGTGAGCTCAGTATGGTCAACTGCCGTTTTTACAAAGTCAAACTCAAGTGGCTCCCAAAACTCACCCGGACAACGTTCACATATTGGATGGCTTTTGAAGAACTACCATTGTCATTTGGTCATGTGCCACTGCTTGACTTTTTGAACCTCACTAATGTTGGTCTTAGTCGGCACAAAATGGTCGTGTTGAGTACATTACTTTGTGAGACACACATCCAAGAACTGCATTTGGGGTTTAAATGCGAAAAG ATTTGGGTTCAACCAGAGTGTCTGAGCGAAAGGCTGGCATCTGCGTTCCACAGACTAAGGATTGTCAGTCTAGTTAGCATTCCTGAAGGGTCTGATCTCACCTGGACAATTTTCATTCTGGAAGCTGCGCCATCACTTGAAGAGTTGTACATGTTG GTAATTGATCATCCGTGTGAAATGATAATGGATAAGAAAAGGAGGATGGAACTCTCGCTTAGCGAGATGAAGGGCGTCAAGTGGGAATCACCTAGATCAAATTTCAAGCACCGACACCTTGCCAAGCTCATCATCTTTTGCTTTGTAAATTGCATGGTGAGTCATGTCAGGCGTGTCATGAAAGCAGCGGTGAATCTGAAGGATGTGTACCTGTATGATAGACTGGCATGTAGCAAGTGCAAACACATGGCCATTTTTAAGCCTGATAGGCTTCCACGGGCAAAGAAGAAGTTGGATGCGATGAAGAAGCTGTTGACCCAGGGCATCGAGTCTGCTCCCAGAATTCACTTGCTGACCGATTGTGAAATGGAGGCTGACCATGCTGCAAGGGTTACAGGCTACTTGTGTTCCTGA